Proteins co-encoded in one Salvia splendens isolate huo1 chromosome 4, SspV2, whole genome shotgun sequence genomic window:
- the LOC121799568 gene encoding cytochrome c1-1, heme protein, mitochondrial-like produces LQAIPSLLLKCGEGGNDSAGPKLFNIFALLGAGTTGLLSFATVSYASDEAEHGLESPSYPWPHKGILSSYDHASIRRGHQVYQQVCASCHSMSLISYRDLVGVAYTEEETKAMAAEIEVADGPNDEGEMFTRPGKLSDRFPQPYPNEQAARFANGGAYPPDLSLITKASKGRERYRDYDDNFLSLDLGINLL; encoded by the exons TTGCAGGCtattccttctcttcttctgaAGTGTGGTGAAGGTGGAAATGATTCTGCTGGCCCAAAGTTGTTCAATATTTTTGCGCTTTTAGGTGCAGGAACTACTGGACTTTTGAGTTTTGCAACAGTTTCATATGCTTCTGATGAGGCTGAGCATGGGCTGGAGAGTCCTAGCTATCCATGGCCTCACAAAGGCATCCTTAGTTCATATGACCATGCCTC GATTCGTCGGGGTCACCAGGTCTATCAGCAAGTTTGTGCATCCTGTCACTCTATGTCACTTATTTCTTATCGTGATCTTGTTGGTGTGGCGTACACTGAGGAAGAAACTAAAGCGATGGCAGCAGAAATTGAAGTGGCTGATGGCCCAAATGATGAGGGCGAAATGTTTACTCGCCCAGGGAAGTTGAGTGACCGTTTCCCTCAGCCTTATCCTAATGAGCAAGCAGCACGATTTGCAAATGGAGGAGCCTATCCCCCTGATTTAAGTCTCATCACCAAG GCTTCaaaaggtcgggaaaggtacCGAGACTATGATGATAATTTTCTGAGTCTCGATCTCGGGATAAACCTGCTCTGA